One stretch of Deinococcus hopiensis KR-140 DNA includes these proteins:
- a CDS encoding AAA family ATPase, which produces MNEREDWLLNVQVPRALRAELSRPHLLERLTLEDDARLIALLAPSGYGKTTLLGQYARATQQKVAWLTLTPDMADPLALAEALAYSIGRSLPGLALTRFQAACEEPTQSEITARALARDLAAADVNLRLILDQGHHLMPASSRWLETFLQSLPEGHQVLMGSYDGAHLRIARLSAQAQVLILGARDLAFTPEEAQLYLQVRGVTEHAEALSAGLEGWPAGLALTSGNTALYISPSQIIQEALSALPDTLRATLPEAAVLAVWSETRVRDLGIQLPYGWLEQLVQHGLPLTPLGQGLYRPHQLIVGELERELSYQEERASELYGRAGRLEEQSGNLIGALQAYRRGANTTDLLRLLEQLTFNLIQRSEYHVAAQLLRDIDWRELPRPLQGLAALILSRTGQARQAEPILRALRAAQVDTIPEVALALADAAIRQGQLQIAQTHVEAALEKTVSPWTTRLQLMQAHVLTASGQALKALEVTQVALSKAQDRQDPLELASLYQMAAQSALQASRFDDVRHWATEAIRYFHLAGAHQAVLRPAWELAYVYGLTGETALGMAVCEEALRSALDTEAFDALMLSEMQGNLSFWARDFEGARALYAHLRQQALQRQEPYLTLRLTGKLAEVMYRLNRPEEARAFMRAIQDNARQEDFTAFFRGVKAFFEGEAEEARRHFALSLEQDQSVVHQFRAQVLLSEVLARKGELGRAETGAITAGIQRFGSLHLLQLDADLVPTLSAAAADRGWGLGIFSGVPQTTAMLAKAAQDQIPLEVELLGPRLNVLLGKQPVKIPHSKSREILMLLVVRGPSTREEIIDALWDGDADQRNIEYFKVSVRRLRAVLSGLQPLWFNPLPFEQGRYAVAPEFALSTDLQKLKAALKEGEPEGMQAGVAAFDGRGLRELSSEWGEQLASEVRDLVLEAATWLTEQAANQSEQIWAQERLVDLDPLDHELHLQLIRKLKTSKNDSGARFAYKRYARMVENEYGQLPSFKYDQIN; this is translated from the coding sequence ATGAACGAACGCGAAGATTGGCTGCTCAACGTACAGGTGCCCCGGGCACTGCGCGCCGAACTCTCCCGCCCACACCTGCTCGAACGGCTCACCCTGGAAGACGATGCCCGGCTGATCGCCCTCCTGGCTCCCTCTGGATATGGAAAAACCACGCTGCTGGGTCAGTACGCTCGCGCCACGCAGCAGAAGGTGGCCTGGCTAACCCTGACCCCGGACATGGCTGATCCCCTGGCCCTCGCTGAAGCCCTGGCTTACAGCATCGGCCGCTCCCTGCCCGGCCTGGCCCTGACCCGCTTCCAGGCGGCCTGTGAAGAACCCACGCAAAGCGAAATCACGGCGCGTGCCCTCGCCCGCGACCTGGCGGCGGCAGACGTGAACCTGCGGCTGATTCTCGACCAGGGACACCACCTCATGCCGGCCAGCAGCCGCTGGTTGGAGACATTTCTGCAGTCCCTGCCTGAAGGTCACCAGGTCCTGATGGGCAGCTATGACGGGGCCCACCTGCGCATTGCCCGGCTGAGCGCTCAAGCCCAGGTGCTGATCCTGGGAGCGCGTGACCTGGCCTTTACCCCCGAGGAGGCCCAGCTTTACCTGCAGGTCCGTGGGGTCACCGAACATGCAGAGGCGCTCAGCGCCGGCCTGGAGGGTTGGCCGGCGGGGCTGGCCCTGACAAGCGGGAACACGGCCCTCTATATCTCGCCCTCTCAGATCATTCAGGAAGCGCTGAGCGCTTTGCCTGACACCCTGCGGGCCACACTGCCTGAGGCGGCAGTGCTCGCGGTCTGGAGTGAGACCCGGGTGCGGGACCTGGGCATCCAATTGCCCTACGGCTGGCTGGAGCAGTTGGTTCAGCATGGGTTGCCGCTCACGCCGCTGGGCCAGGGTTTGTACCGGCCCCACCAGCTGATCGTGGGAGAACTGGAACGGGAGTTGTCCTACCAGGAAGAACGGGCTTCGGAACTCTACGGCCGTGCCGGCAGGCTGGAAGAGCAGTCGGGGAACCTGATCGGAGCTCTCCAGGCCTACCGCCGGGGGGCCAACACGACGGACCTGCTGCGGCTCCTCGAACAGCTCACCTTCAATTTGATTCAGCGGAGTGAATACCACGTCGCGGCCCAGTTACTGCGCGACATCGACTGGCGAGAGCTGCCCCGCCCCCTGCAGGGCCTGGCTGCACTCATTTTGTCGCGTACTGGCCAGGCACGTCAGGCAGAGCCGATATTACGCGCGCTGCGCGCGGCGCAGGTGGACACTATTCCCGAGGTGGCGCTCGCGCTGGCAGACGCCGCCATCCGGCAGGGACAACTTCAAATCGCCCAGACACACGTTGAGGCGGCCCTGGAGAAAACGGTCAGCCCCTGGACCACCCGGTTGCAGTTAATGCAAGCGCATGTCCTCACGGCCTCTGGTCAGGCCCTCAAAGCCCTTGAAGTCACCCAGGTGGCCCTGTCGAAGGCCCAGGACCGCCAGGATCCCCTTGAACTCGCTTCGCTGTACCAGATGGCGGCCCAGTCCGCGCTGCAGGCCTCACGCTTTGATGACGTCCGCCACTGGGCCACGGAGGCGATCCGCTATTTCCATCTGGCTGGAGCACATCAGGCGGTGCTCAGACCCGCATGGGAACTCGCCTACGTGTATGGGCTGACTGGAGAGACGGCCTTAGGAATGGCTGTGTGCGAGGAGGCGCTGCGCTCGGCCCTGGATACCGAAGCGTTTGACGCGCTGATGCTCTCCGAGATGCAAGGCAACTTGAGCTTCTGGGCACGCGATTTTGAAGGAGCGCGCGCGCTCTACGCTCACCTGCGTCAGCAGGCGTTGCAGCGGCAGGAGCCCTATCTGACCCTACGCCTGACGGGCAAGCTGGCGGAGGTGATGTACCGCCTGAATCGCCCTGAGGAAGCGCGGGCATTCATGCGGGCCATACAGGACAACGCCAGGCAGGAGGACTTCACTGCATTTTTCCGGGGTGTCAAGGCATTCTTCGAAGGGGAGGCGGAGGAGGCCCGCCGGCACTTCGCGCTCAGTCTCGAGCAGGACCAGAGCGTGGTGCATCAGTTTCGGGCCCAGGTCCTGCTGTCAGAGGTTCTGGCCCGAAAGGGGGAGTTGGGCCGGGCGGAAACCGGGGCAATCACGGCCGGCATTCAGCGGTTTGGGAGTCTGCATCTCCTGCAGCTGGATGCGGATCTGGTGCCGACCCTCAGTGCAGCGGCGGCAGACCGCGGCTGGGGCCTCGGCATCTTCTCCGGTGTGCCACAAACGACGGCGATGCTGGCGAAGGCTGCCCAGGATCAAATTCCCCTGGAAGTGGAACTTCTGGGACCCCGACTGAACGTCTTGCTGGGAAAGCAGCCGGTGAAAATCCCCCACAGCAAGTCGCGTGAAATCCTGATGCTGCTCGTCGTCCGGGGCCCTTCAACCCGGGAAGAAATTATCGATGCCCTTTGGGATGGAGACGCAGACCAGCGCAACATCGAGTATTTCAAGGTTTCCGTTCGGCGACTGCGCGCCGTTCTCTCGGGCCTCCAACCTCTGTGGTTCAACCCGTTGCCCTTCGAACAAGGCCGCTACGCCGTCGCACCGGAGTTCGCCCTGTCCACCGATCTGCAAAAGCTCAAGGCGGCGCTGAAGGAAGGGGAACCGGAGGGAATGCAGGCGGGCGTCGCGGCGTTCGACGGGCGTGGGCTGAGAGAATTGAGCAGCGAGTGGGGTGAACAACTGGCCAGCGAGGTGCGCGATCTGGTTCTGGAAGCCGCGACCTGGCTGACCGAGCAGGCAGCGAATCAGTCCGAACAGATCTGGGCACAGGAGCGCCTGGTCGACCTCGATCCCCTTGACCATGAGTTGCATCTGCAGCTTATCCGCAAGCTGAAGACGAGCAAAAATGATTCTGGCGCTCGCTTTGCCTATAAGCGATACGCCAGAATGGTTGAAAATGAATATGGTCAATTACCAAGTTTTAAATACGATCAGATCAACTAA
- a CDS encoding IS630 family transposase, translating to MSRPTRSLRKRSKKILPAVVQAATARTEATGRAVEVWCMDEHRVGLKPLVGKQWSERGKAPTVRVQHRYEWLYVSAFVCPQTGESQYWLLPTVNTAAFQAVLDRFALDTQAGKTREIILVLDGAGWHATPQLKCPPGIELVFLPPYSPELQPAERLWSLTDAPLKNRHFETLEDLTVLLAEQCRRLEQQRERIRSLTFFHWWPCITN from the coding sequence ATGTCGAGGCCAACCAGGTCACTCAGGAAGCGTTCCAAAAAAATCCTCCCAGCCGTGGTCCAAGCAGCTACGGCGCGTACTGAAGCAACTGGACGAGCGGTAGAAGTCTGGTGCATGGATGAACACCGTGTGGGATTGAAACCCCTCGTCGGCAAACAATGGTCCGAGCGAGGCAAAGCACCGACCGTGCGTGTCCAACACCGGTATGAATGGCTCTATGTCAGTGCGTTCGTCTGTCCTCAGACGGGAGAGAGCCAGTACTGGTTGTTGCCGACGGTCAATACGGCGGCCTTCCAGGCTGTGCTCGATCGCTTTGCCCTCGACACACAGGCTGGAAAGACCCGGGAGATCATCTTGGTCTTGGATGGTGCGGGGTGGCATGCCACCCCGCAGTTAAAGTGCCCACCGGGCATCGAGCTCGTCTTCTTGCCGCCCTACTCCCCAGAGTTGCAACCCGCCGAACGCCTTTGGTCCCTCACCGATGCTCCCTTGAAGAATCGTCACTTCGAAACCCTGGAAGACCTGACCGTGTTGCTTGCGGAGCAGTGTCGTCGGTTGGAACAGCAGAGGGAGAGAATCCGTTCTCTCACCTTCTTCCATTGGTGGCCTTGCATAACAAATTAA
- a CDS encoding winged helix-turn-helix domain-containing protein — translation MERRRSHLLAFLAEGKSAAEALKLTGYSYQGADKIIDAYHQHGLAGLKDQRHQNSGAPTLLSDAEVLLLARTIRADTAAGGVWNGARVQSWVKQELEKDVHLSRCYAFLDAVGYSLQVPRPRHVEANQVTQEAFQKNPPSRGPSSYGAY, via the coding sequence GTGGAACGACGACGCAGTCACCTCCTCGCGTTCCTGGCAGAAGGGAAAAGCGCTGCTGAAGCCCTGAAGCTCACGGGCTACTCGTATCAAGGTGCAGACAAAATCATCGACGCGTACCACCAACATGGTCTGGCGGGGCTCAAAGATCAGCGACACCAGAACAGTGGTGCACCGACCCTGCTCAGCGACGCCGAAGTGCTCCTCCTGGCGCGGACGATTCGTGCAGACACCGCCGCCGGCGGTGTCTGGAATGGTGCACGAGTGCAGTCCTGGGTAAAGCAGGAATTGGAGAAGGACGTGCATCTGAGCCGCTGTTATGCGTTTTTGGATGCGGTGGGATATAGCCTCCAGGTCCCTCGGCCTCGACATGTCGAGGCCAACCAGGTCACTCAGGAAGCGTTCCAAAAAAATCCTCCCAGCCGTGGTCCAAGCAGCTACGGCGCGTACTGA
- a CDS encoding RRXRR domain-containing protein, protein MANGVFVLNSDRTPRMPCTPKRARKMLEGGKAAVFRRFPFISPKAETGKQPQPLTLKLGPGRLAAGMPLVLGGKTGKQCIWGPELIHRGPAVKQSLIARRALRASRRSRTLRHRPAEFLNRTKPEGWLPPSLMRRVLTTGSWAKRLDRFTPLDAFSMELVSFDTQKPIKPGRGLPERHPVQQRGAE, encoded by the coding sequence ATGGCCAACGGAGTGTTCGTCCTTAACTCGGACCGCACGCCCCGGATGCCCTGCACCCCAAAACGGGCCAGGAAGATGCTCGAAGGCGGAAAAGCAGCCGTCTTCAGGCGCTTTCCCTTCATCAGCCCGAAAGCGGAAACGGGCAAGCAGCCTCAACCCCTGACCTTGAAGCTCGGTCCCGGTCGTCTTGCGGCCGGGATGCCCCTGGTCCTCGGCGGAAAGACCGGGAAACAGTGCATCTGGGGCCCTGAACTCATTCATAGAGGACCGGCGGTCAAGCAGAGCTTGATCGCTCGACGTGCCCTGCGCGCTTCTCGCCGGAGTCGCACACTCCGTCACCGTCCCGCCGAGTTCCTGAACCGTACCAAACCAGAGGGCTGGCTTCCTCCGTCCCTGATGCGCCGCGTCCTCACCACCGGGTCCTGGGCGAAGAGACTGGACCGCTTCACGCCCCTGGACGCCTTCTCCATGGAACTGGTGTCGTTTGACACGCAGAAACCCATAAAGCCAGGGCGAGGCCTACCAGAAAGGCACCCTGTTCAGCAGCGGGGTGCTGAGTAA
- a CDS encoding helix-turn-helix domain-containing protein, whose amino-acid sequence MPRVQKNPLRTLTEEERATLERLSRSHHTAAIVVGRAKTILAVSTGMAYTEAARLCGRRSGEGVARLVSRFNQHGLKALETRPGGRPPVVYGSAERNRILETARRTPDREQDGTATWSLVTLQKVLRREPGFERLSTFTILGVLHEAGLTWQRDRTWCETGKAKRQRKTGVVIVHDPDTEAKKN is encoded by the coding sequence GTGCCGCGTGTCCAGAAAAACCCTTTACGAACCCTGACCGAAGAGGAACGCGCGACCTTGGAGCGATTGAGCCGTTCGCATCACACCGCAGCGATTGTCGTCGGCCGGGCGAAGACGATTCTCGCGGTGTCGACCGGCATGGCCTATACCGAAGCGGCTCGGTTGTGCGGACGACGATCCGGTGAGGGGGTCGCGCGTCTGGTCTCCCGCTTCAATCAACACGGGTTAAAAGCACTCGAAACACGTCCAGGTGGACGTCCTCCCGTCGTCTACGGTTCCGCTGAGCGGAACCGTATCTTAGAGACAGCGCGTCGTACCCCCGATCGGGAGCAAGACGGCACGGCGACCTGGTCTCTGGTGACCCTGCAAAAGGTGCTGCGTCGTGAACCCGGATTTGAACGCTTGAGCACCTTCACCATCTTGGGAGTCTTACACGAAGCCGGGTTGACCTGGCAGCGGGACCGAACCTGGTGCGAAACAGGAAAGGCTAAACGTCAACGCAAAACCGGCGTGGTCATTGTCCACGATCCAGATACCGAGGCCAAAAAAAACTGA
- a CDS encoding transposase: protein MWVEDEAGPYQAIFQPGSAWQPAGQPTRLPHEDVRAGTAKLLTLFHPASGQVRVRGVTSCTNAVLHPWLQQTLSEVLQRLPVATVLPPADNRAVWERWQEGLSVKFTLLDTLPPLRMLLVLDNLVGHKTPDLVCWLMRHGIMPLYTPVAGSWLNMAESIQRILVRRALAGQSPTSPAQIIQWLEATARGCNAHPTPFVWGGKRRARRQRAYARRHPLGGSRATTLQVGQ, encoded by the coding sequence GTGTGGGTCGAAGACGAAGCCGGACCCTACCAGGCCATTTTCCAGCCTGGGAGCGCCTGGCAACCTGCAGGACAACCGACGCGTCTCCCACACGAGGATGTCCGCGCAGGGACGGCGAAGTTGCTGACCCTCTTTCATCCTGCCAGCGGTCAGGTCCGTGTTCGTGGAGTGACCAGCTGTACGAATGCGGTGCTTCACCCTTGGCTGCAACAGACCCTCTCTGAAGTGCTCCAACGCCTGCCGGTGGCAACGGTGTTGCCACCGGCAGACAACCGTGCGGTGTGGGAAAGGTGGCAAGAAGGACTGAGCGTCAAATTCACGCTGCTCGACACCTTGCCTCCTCTTCGAATGTTATTGGTACTCGACAATCTCGTCGGACATAAGACACCAGACTTGGTCTGCTGGTTGATGCGGCATGGCATCATGCCGCTGTACACGCCCGTCGCAGGCAGTTGGCTCAACATGGCCGAGTCCATTCAGCGCATCCTGGTTCGTCGAGCATTGGCCGGTCAATCGCCGACCAGCCCGGCACAAATCATCCAATGGCTGGAAGCCACTGCTCGAGGATGCAATGCACATCCCACTCCGTTCGTTTGGGGTGGAAAAAGAAGGGCTCGCCGTCAGCGAGCCTATGCCAGGCGACACCCCCTGGGAGGCTCCAGAGCGACGACCCTTCAGGTCGGCCAGTGA